The following proteins come from a genomic window of Gimesia chilikensis:
- a CDS encoding choice-of-anchor D domain-containing protein — YTIFSDATPVDTFRVSHQTSSDDFLDDGTWWEYIGDPVVIDGNTLTVMLSDDADGIVYADEIRIIRVVDPVIKVEVDGGTVEDSGAVDFEDTITGAPVVKTFTVTNFGERNMALGGINVPTGFSLVSGFGNTNLAPGASTTFTLQMDASVGGSFSGMVSFGGDLAVENPFNFTVSGSAADSMIIDNGDSGYSTSGAAWNREVRTFGDDTQYFQRDQDVLLGGDLPGVNTATWTFDNLGAGTYQVATHWLNHSGYASNAQITIAGIEGGPITVTLDQRFYPQGFSADGSIWQELGNFQVAAGNTLTVTISDDGANGNLAADAMRLELLTPGSTAPEIDVAAGATALTSGVSGIDLGTAFFGETLSQTFTITNTGTNTLNLGAITLPGSGEYTVSSPLGTTTLFAGQSTTFEISFNSTGAAGVVAGLVEIATNDSDENPFTFNITAEMTDVVLIDNGDVGYSSTGSWNTLYYDARYFESDAQRLNLGQSGTATWDFTNLTAGTYTVSATWLNDPLRATNAEYNVAGVGPVVVDQQVAPNDFAADGFNWEILTAAVVVAPGGSITVTLSDNGPANGAINADAIRIQRVGPLMAAAGVSSTAAPSITQSDLDSVVDAALSYWETAGLSDAQLELLGSVNFVLTDLPDAMLGGASGTTVLIDVNAAGYGWFVDGTPLDSSEFTLLDGSLLAGSGSDAFGQMDLLTVVMHELGHTLGLEDLDSDGTLMSESLDVSERRLPSADELDDFFSGIAGGDNPLLD, encoded by the coding sequence TACACGATCTTCTCGGATGCGACCCCGGTCGACACGTTCCGGGTCAGTCATCAGACCAGTTCGGACGACTTCCTGGATGACGGCACCTGGTGGGAATACATTGGCGATCCAGTCGTCATCGACGGCAACACGCTGACCGTGATGCTGAGCGACGATGCGGACGGTATTGTCTACGCCGATGAAATCCGGATCATCCGGGTGGTTGATCCGGTGATCAAGGTCGAAGTGGACGGCGGAACCGTGGAAGACAGCGGTGCCGTGGACTTCGAAGACACGATCACCGGTGCTCCCGTGGTCAAGACCTTCACCGTAACGAACTTCGGCGAACGGAACATGGCCCTGGGCGGCATCAACGTTCCGACCGGGTTCAGCCTGGTCTCCGGGTTCGGGAATACAAACCTGGCCCCCGGTGCTTCGACGACCTTCACCCTGCAGATGGACGCCAGCGTGGGCGGCAGCTTCAGCGGGATGGTGAGCTTCGGCGGTGACCTGGCAGTCGAGAATCCCTTCAACTTCACGGTCAGCGGTTCGGCTGCGGACTCGATGATCATCGACAACGGTGACTCCGGTTACAGCACCAGTGGTGCTGCCTGGAACCGTGAAGTGCGTACCTTTGGTGATGACACGCAATACTTCCAGCGGGACCAGGATGTACTGCTGGGCGGCGATCTGCCGGGTGTCAACACGGCGACCTGGACGTTCGATAATCTGGGCGCCGGTACTTACCAGGTGGCTACGCACTGGCTGAACCACAGCGGATACGCGTCCAATGCCCAGATCACGATCGCGGGCATCGAAGGGGGACCGATCACGGTCACTCTGGACCAGCGGTTCTACCCGCAGGGCTTCAGTGCTGACGGCTCGATCTGGCAGGAACTGGGTAACTTCCAGGTGGCTGCCGGCAACACGCTGACGGTGACCATCTCGGACGATGGTGCAAACGGCAACCTGGCTGCCGACGCGATGCGGCTGGAACTGCTGACTCCCGGATCGACGGCTCCGGAAATCGATGTTGCCGCCGGGGCCACGGCCCTGACCAGTGGCGTGAGCGGCATCGATCTGGGCACCGCCTTCTTCGGCGAAACCCTGTCGCAGACCTTCACGATTACCAATACGGGGACCAACACGCTGAACCTGGGAGCCATCACTCTGCCAGGATCGGGTGAGTATACGGTCTCGTCTCCGCTGGGGACGACGACTCTGTTCGCCGGTCAGTCGACGACCTTCGAGATCTCGTTCAACAGCACCGGAGCCGCCGGTGTGGTTGCTGGTCTGGTCGAAATCGCCACGAACGACAGCGATGAGAACCCGTTCACGTTCAACATCACCGCCGAAATGACGGACGTGGTGCTGATCGACAATGGTGACGTGGGTTACAGCAGCACCGGCAGCTGGAACACGCTGTACTACGATGCCCGCTACTTCGAAAGTGATGCTCAGAGACTGAACCTGGGTCAGAGCGGAACGGCGACCTGGGACTTCACGAACCTGACCGCCGGAACCTACACCGTCTCCGCGACCTGGCTGAATGACCCGTTACGGGCCACGAACGCCGAGTACAATGTTGCCGGCGTGGGCCCCGTGGTGGTCGACCAGCAAGTCGCACCGAATGACTTTGCCGCCGACGGCTTCAACTGGGAAATCCTGACGGCCGCGGTTGTGGTGGCTCCCGGTGGTTCGATCACCGTGACCCTGAGCGACAACGGTCCGGCCAATGGTGCGATCAACGCTGATGCGATCCGCATCCAGCGGGTAGGACCGCTGATGGCGGCCGCCGGTGTGAGCAGCACTGCGGCTCCGTCGATCACCCAGTCTGACCTGGACTCGGTTGTGGATGCGGCCCTGAGTTACTGGGAAACAGCAGGGCTGAGCGACGCTCAGCTGGAACTGCTGGGTTCGGTGAACTTCGTACTGACCGACCTGCCCGATGCAATGCTCGGTGGTGCTTCGGGTACAACGGTTCTGATCGACGTCAACGCCGCCGGTTACGGCTGGTTCGTCGATGGGACGCCGCTGGACAGCAGCGAGTTCACACTGCTGGACGGCAGCCTGCTGGCCGGTTCCGGCAGCGACGCCTTCGGTCAGATGGATCTGCTGACAGTCGTAATGCACGAGCTGGGTCACACACTAGGTCTGGAAGACCTGGACTCAGACGGTACCCTGATGAGCGAGTCGCTGGACGTCTCCGAACGTCGCCTGCCGAGTGCAGACGAACTCGACGACTTCTTCAGCGGCATCGCCGGCGGAGACAACCCGCTGCTGGACTAA
- a CDS encoding RHS repeat domain-containing protein yields the protein MSTGLFTLRQRDYNPNLGRFISEDPIRLESGETNFYQYAFNAPTYYVDPDGESPISKAAIIAVKKAKQRFLRKLIKDRITSRLKKLLTKKGFKQAAKRYVKFPRNNGRSKKSVNYSEEEQHEQAAVEFKI from the coding sequence GTGTCAACGGGTTTGTTTACCCTCCGCCAAAGGGACTATAATCCAAATCTGGGGCGATTTATTAGTGAAGATCCTATCAGATTGGAAAGCGGGGAGACTAACTTTTATCAATATGCCTTCAACGCTCCGACATATTATGTCGATCCAGATGGTGAATCCCCGATCTCCAAGGCAGCCATCATCGCTGTGAAAAAAGCAAAGCAACGTTTCCTACGAAAGTTGATCAAGGACAGGATCACATCACGTCTTAAAAAACTATTGACGAAGAAAGGTTTTAAGCAGGCAGCTAAAAGGTATGTGAAGTTCCCCAGAAATAATGGGCGCTCCAAAAAGAGTGTAAACTATTCTGAGGAGGAACAACATGAGCAAGCAGCAGTCGAATTCAAAATCTAA
- a CDS encoding ArnT family glycosyltransferase, protein MEQKELALPSTEDQRLTLVGRGLLALSLLSWCLLMYPLLSGGPLVLDEHCSYWIIDSDLPGTSLMRSLDYAAIPPLSSWIQIGFLKVLGKSELAFRLSSALCALGAIWITWLAGKEMRSPLTGGLAALMVAWHPEAMDEVRIARCYGLVLMLGAVVIWATIRWQRQPRSLGAALFWSFSSIALLWTHYTSALLVILSGLAVAVSCWWQRDLNRTTLGRLVLAAGLVILLGLPLIPTLLRLKLWGPILNFSGSDTSIWNLIGPFWWIGLPVGGLLLLMALKRRSAQPVSSSELWITATCSLLPLLILAVLSSGEMSSLANPRYRVAYAPAGACFIALLLTQTRHWVTSVGATVVVLSAAWFLSPLGPWDMGRLGSPTEHEWRELNAFIAENSKPGEPLLVQSGLTESYLVPALTEDRVFLEYVACRVSRFYVEDPHPRYALPYIWNPQSGVIAFFQNLLDSWKTDPGSFWVAAATDTDLNQNSLNQIRAIARETGYVETEQKTWHSATLIHFQQPANIGK, encoded by the coding sequence ATGGAGCAAAAAGAACTGGCGCTGCCATCAACTGAAGATCAACGACTGACCCTGGTCGGTCGCGGGTTACTGGCACTTTCGCTGTTGAGCTGGTGCCTGCTGATGTATCCCCTGTTGTCAGGCGGACCACTGGTTCTGGATGAGCACTGTTCTTACTGGATTATCGATTCCGATCTGCCCGGCACATCGCTGATGCGGAGTCTGGACTACGCCGCCATTCCGCCCCTGTCCAGCTGGATTCAGATCGGGTTTCTCAAGGTCCTGGGAAAATCGGAGCTGGCGTTTCGACTCTCCTCGGCTCTGTGTGCCCTGGGCGCGATCTGGATTACGTGGCTGGCGGGGAAGGAAATGCGGTCTCCGCTGACAGGAGGTCTGGCTGCGTTAATGGTCGCCTGGCATCCGGAAGCGATGGATGAAGTCCGCATTGCCCGCTGTTACGGACTCGTGCTCATGCTGGGAGCAGTCGTGATCTGGGCTACGATCCGCTGGCAACGCCAGCCCCGTTCGCTGGGAGCGGCACTGTTCTGGAGCTTCTCCTCCATCGCCTTACTCTGGACTCATTACACTTCGGCACTGCTGGTCATTCTCTCGGGGCTCGCGGTCGCAGTCAGCTGCTGGTGGCAACGCGATCTCAATCGCACCACCCTGGGCCGACTTGTACTCGCAGCTGGCCTGGTGATTCTGCTCGGTCTCCCCCTGATCCCGACCCTGCTGCGGCTCAAACTGTGGGGCCCGATTCTGAACTTCAGCGGCAGTGATACCTCGATCTGGAACCTGATCGGCCCGTTCTGGTGGATCGGGCTGCCGGTCGGTGGTCTCCTACTACTGATGGCACTCAAGCGTCGTTCTGCGCAGCCCGTTTCCAGCTCAGAACTCTGGATTACAGCGACCTGCTCATTGCTTCCGTTACTGATCCTGGCGGTACTTTCCTCGGGAGAGATGTCGAGTCTGGCCAATCCCCGTTATCGCGTCGCTTATGCACCCGCGGGGGCCTGTTTTATTGCACTGCTGCTGACTCAGACGCGGCACTGGGTGACCTCCGTGGGGGCAACGGTGGTCGTACTTAGCGCAGCCTGGTTCCTGTCTCCCCTGGGGCCCTGGGATATGGGGCGGCTCGGCTCCCCGACCGAACACGAATGGCGGGAACTGAATGCCTTCATTGCTGAGAACTCAAAACCAGGCGAACCCCTGCTGGTCCAGAGTGGATTGACCGAAAGTTACCTGGTTCCTGCGTTGACAGAGGATCGGGTATTTCTGGAATACGTGGCCTGCCGGGTGAGTCGGTTCTATGTGGAGGACCCCCATCCCCGTTACGCGTTGCCATATATCTGGAATCCGCAGTCAGGAGTGATTGCCTTCTTTCAGAATCTACTCGACAGTTGGAAAACCGATCCGGGATCGTTCTGGGTTGCCGCTGCCACCGATACCGACCTGAACCAGAATTCGCTCAACCAGATCCGCGCGATTGCCCGGGAGACCGGCTATGTGGAAACAGAGCAGAAGACCTGGCACAGCGCGACGCTGATTCATTTTCAACAGCCAGCGAATATCGGTAAGTGA
- a CDS encoding IS3 family transposase has product FEYIEVFYNRERLHSSLGYQSPEMFEQAV; this is encoded by the coding sequence CTTTGAGTACATCGAAGTGTTCTACAATCGTGAGAGGCTTCATTCGTCTCTGGGATACCAAAGCCCCGAAATGTTTGAACAAGCAGTATAA
- a CDS encoding MFS transporter yields the protein MTTLSPTEAPSASEAPETEHSSESTHLSKGLTLLLATTVGMVVGNLYYMQPLLGLIAIDLGLSESAVGSAATLSLIGQSCGMLLILPLGDIFNRRPLILISVLLSICALLLVASADSLGWLSFACLALGLSTTGTHMTISLAASLATPAERGRVVGTVVGGLLTGLLLSRTISGVLGRLIDWQSIYYIAACMLTCLLALLWYALPSTKPQIRMGYIPLLTSMWKLFTSEKVLRESCVFGSLSFAAFSAFWMTLVFHLERPPLNYGSDVAGMLGLLAIGGALAAGGVGRLSDRFGARPIIGLFQLFTLFSFGILYFQGETLLGLGIGVVLMDLGIQAVHVGNQSRVYSLSPEARNRLGTIYIVIYFAGGALGAAVGVWSWTEFGWAGVCSSSALFMLTATFYWLLTIRRNRV from the coding sequence ATGACGACCCTTTCCCCCACCGAAGCTCCGTCAGCTTCGGAAGCACCAGAGACAGAACATTCATCCGAATCAACTCATTTGAGTAAAGGCCTGACTTTACTGCTGGCGACAACCGTGGGAATGGTGGTCGGCAACCTGTATTACATGCAGCCCCTGCTGGGACTGATTGCGATCGACCTGGGATTGTCGGAGAGTGCTGTCGGAAGTGCAGCGACACTCAGCCTGATTGGCCAGTCATGTGGGATGCTGCTGATTCTGCCCCTGGGGGATATCTTTAATCGACGGCCCCTGATTCTGATCTCGGTGCTGCTCTCCATCTGTGCTTTATTACTGGTTGCCTCGGCTGACAGTCTTGGCTGGCTCTCCTTCGCCTGCCTGGCTCTGGGGTTGTCGACGACCGGCACGCATATGACGATTTCCCTCGCGGCCAGCCTGGCCACTCCCGCTGAACGCGGACGCGTCGTGGGCACTGTCGTAGGGGGCCTGCTGACGGGGCTGTTGCTTTCGCGGACGATCAGTGGAGTTCTGGGGCGGCTGATTGACTGGCAATCGATTTATTACATCGCGGCCTGCATGTTGACCTGCCTGCTGGCCCTGCTCTGGTATGCGTTGCCCAGCACGAAACCACAGATTCGTATGGGATACATTCCTTTGCTGACTTCGATGTGGAAGCTGTTCACATCAGAGAAAGTCCTCAGGGAATCGTGTGTGTTCGGAAGCTTGAGCTTTGCTGCATTCAGTGCATTCTGGATGACGCTCGTCTTTCACCTGGAGCGTCCGCCCTTGAATTATGGCAGCGACGTCGCGGGGATGCTGGGACTGTTGGCCATCGGTGGTGCACTTGCCGCGGGTGGTGTCGGACGTTTGAGCGACCGTTTCGGCGCGCGTCCCATCATCGGCTTGTTCCAGCTGTTTACGCTGTTCTCCTTTGGAATACTCTACTTTCAGGGAGAAACACTGCTCGGGCTGGGAATCGGCGTGGTTCTGATGGACCTGGGAATCCAGGCCGTGCATGTGGGTAATCAGTCGCGGGTTTACAGTCTCTCTCCCGAAGCCCGTAACCGCCTGGGGACGATTTATATCGTGATCTACTTCGCGGGCGGTGCACTCGGTGCCGCAGTTGGCGTCTGGAGCTGGACCGAATTCGGCTGGGCCGGCGTCTGCAGTTCCAGTGCCCTGTTTATGCTGACGGCTACCTTCTACTGGCTGCTCACCATCCGCAGAAACCGGGTTTGA